The genomic region GGTGACCGGGATCGTCTCTCCCGCCATGCCACGGCACAGGTCGAAGGCCTCGCGCAGGCTCCGGCGGCCGATCGCCTCGACGTCGACCGACTGCACCAGCACCATCTCGGGCCCCTGCGGGAGGGCGTGCACGACGTGCAGCAGGTGCACGCCGCACCCTCGTCGCCGTGCCTCGTCCACGGCGAAGGCCAGGGCCGCGTCGGCCGGCTGCTCGCCCAGGGCGACGACGACGGGGTGAGGGGTGGGCTGGCTCATCGGGGCCTCCTGGGTCCGACCCGGCTGGGTCCGGCTCCAGCCTCACGGTCCTCCGGCGCCCGCCACAGGGACCAAGGTCCACGGCTGCGCGTGCCTTGGGCCCTGGGTGGCCAGCCCAGCGGGGCACCACGGTGGAGGAAACGCGACCAGGACGCACGCGGGGAGGACCGGCATGCAGGCACTACGTCTCAAGCAGTGGCACAGCGAGCCCGAGCTGGAGGAGGTGGCGGTGCCCGAGCCGGGCCCCGGTGAGGTGCTGGTGCAGGTGGGAGCCTCCGGCGCCTGCCACTCCGACCTGCACCTGATGCACGAGTTCGAGGCGGGGGCCCTGCCGTGGGGACCTCCGTTCACGCTCGGCCACGAGAACGCCGGCTGGGTGCACACGCTGGGCTCCGGCGTGCGCGGGCTCGAGCCGGGGCAGCCCGTCGCGGTCGTCGGGGCGTGGGGGTGCGGCACCTGCCGGCGCTGCCTGGACGGCCTCGAGACCTACTGCGAGCGCCCCGACCTGGCGCCGGTGCCGGGGGGCGGCGGCGGCCTGGGCCTCGACGGCGGGATGGCGGAGTTCCTGCTGGTGCCGGCCGCCCGGCACGTGGTCGCGCTGCCCGAGGGCCTCGAGCCGACCGACGCCGCGCCGCTGACCGACGCGGGCCTGACGCCCTACCACGCCGTACGCCGCTCGTGGCCCAAGCTCGGCCCGACCGCGACCGTGCTGGTGATCGGGGTCGGCGGCCTGGGCCACCTGTGCGTGCAGGTGCTCCGCGCGACCACCGCGGCACGGGTCGTGGCCGTCGACCCGCGCGGCTCGGCCCGCGACCTGGCCCTGGAGTGCGGAGCCGACCTCGCTCTTGCGCCCGGTGACGACCTGGTCGCCGAGGTGCGGGAGGCCACCCAGGGGGTCGGCGTCGACGTCGTGCTCGACATGGTCGGCTCCGACGAGACCCTGGCGACCGGCGCGGCGTGCCTGCGCCAGCTCGGCGACCTGACCATCGTGGGCCTCGGCGGCGGGACCCTGCCGGTCTCCTTCTTCGGGGTGCCCTACGAGGCGAGCGTGCAGTCGACCTACTGGGGCAACCGCCGCGAGCTCGTCGACGTGCTCGACCTCGGGGCTCGCGGGCTGCTCCGGTCGCACACCACGCTGTACACGCTCGCAGACGCGGCCCAGGCCTACCGCGACCTGGCCAGCGGCACGGTCTCGGGACGGGCCGTGGTGGTGCCGAACGACGGGTTCCGGCCCTGACCCGCCCGGCCCCTCACTCCAGCGTGATGTCGCACTCCGCCAGGGCGTGCTCCTCGATCTCCTCGCCCGCGGCGTCCAGCTCCTCGCCCTCGAGGCCCTCGAGCGCGCTGCCCATGGCCTCCAGCTTCTCGAGGTCGGCCTCCGGGTCGCCCTCGCCGCTCATCATGGTGTCGAGCTCGTCCATGCTCAGGCCCGCCTCGTCGAGCCGGTCCTCGACCTCGGCCAAGCCCTCGTTGAGCGTCTCCCACTGTTCGGCGACCTCGTCGGGGGCGGCGTCACCGAGCTGGTCGAAGGCGTCGGCGACCTCGCCGAAGCTGACGTCGCCGCCGCTGCCGAGCGCGCCCAGCTCGTCCACGGAGTCGGCCAGCTCGGCGCAGTAGGCCTCCACGTCGTCGCCGGAGCTGCAAGCGCCCAGCGCCAGCGGCAGGCTGAGCACGGCCGCGGCCAGGAAAGCGGAGGAACGTGCCGTGCGCGTGGTCGTCATGCCCCCAGCATGCACTGCGGCGGGTGGCCGCGCAGGCGTATCGCGCGAGGCCGCGAGGCATCGTCGGACCGCGCGACGGGTACAGGGCCTGCATGGCACAGGACAGGCTCGAGGAGTACCGCGACAGACGATCGAGCACCAGCCCCGAGCCGGCGGGCAGCAGCGGTCCCGCCGGTGCGGGGCACGAGCCGGTGTTCGTGGTCCAGCGCCACGACGCCTCGAGCCTGCACTTCGACCTGCGGCTCGAGATCGAGGGCGTACTCGTCTCGTGGGCGGTGCCCAAGGGACCGTCGGTGGACCCCTCCGACAAGCGCCTGGCGCGGCGTACCGAGGACCACCCGTTGGACTACGCCGGCTTCGAGGGCCGCATCGACGAGGGCTACGGCGCCGGCACCGTCGTGGTGTGGGACACCGGGACCTACGAGAACCTGACCGAGAGGGACGGCGAGCCGCAGGAGGCTCAGGACGCCCTGGACGCCGGGCACCTCAAGGTCCGTCTGCACGGCGAGAAGCTGAGCGGCGCCTTCGCCCTGACCCACACCCGGATGGGCGGCGACGACGCGGCCTGGATGCTGGTCAAGGTCGACGACGAGGGCGCCGACCGCCGGCGGCGCCCGACGTCGACGCAGAACGAGTCGGTCCTCAGCGGACGCACCAACGAGGATCTCGCGCGCGACCCCTCGTGAGGGCTACGACTCTCGGGCCAGCCGCCGCCGGGCCGCGCCGAGGCCCTGGCCGCGTGGCAGCTCGGACCACGGGTCGCCCGCGCGCTGCAGGCGTCGGTCGAGGTCGTGCAGCCGCACCTGGTCGGGCTCGACACTGCCCAGCTCGGCCCAGGTGATCGGGGCCGAGACCGGCGCCCCGGGCCGGGCGCGCACGGCGTACGGCGGCACCAGGGTCTGCCCGTAGCCGTTGCGCATCACGTCCACGAGCACCCGCTCGCCCCTGCGGTCCTTGCGCGCCTCGAGCGTGAGCAGGTCGGGCTCGCGCTCGACGAGCACCTGAGCGACCTGGCGGGCGAAGTCGCGCACCTCGTCGAAGCCCTGGAGCCGGCGCAGCGGCACCACCACGTGGTAGCCCCGCGACCCGCTGGTCTTGACCACGGAGGTGAGGCCGAGGTCGTCGAGCAGCTCGCCGACCAGGGTGGTGGCCCTGCGCACCGCGGCCAGGCCCGGCACCGAGGGATCGAGGTCGAAGACCAGCTGGTCGGGGCGCTCGAGCCGGTCGGCCCTGCTCAGCCACGCGTGCGGGGTCAGGCACGCCTGCTGGGCCAGGAGGACCAGGGTCCGGGTGTCGGAGACCACCACCTGGCGCTGGGGCCCCTCCCCCGTGGCGACCTCGACGGTGCGCACGAAGTCGGGGAAGTGCGCCGGGACCTTCTTCTCGTAGAACGATGCCCCGCCGAGCCCGTCGGGGAAGCGCTGCATCGAGATGGGACGGTCTCGCAGGTGCGGCAGCACCAGGTCGGCGACCGCCTGGTGGTAGCGCGCCAGGTCGAGCTTGGTGACCTCCGGCGCCTCCCCTGCTCCGGGCACCAGGACCTTGGCGGGCTTGGTCACCCGGACGCCCGCCACCTCGGCCTCCTCACTCATCGGGCCTCCCTCACCACGTCGCCGGCCGGCTTGTCGTGCCGCAGCCCGAGGAAGCGCGGGTGCCGCAGCTGGCCCGCCGAGGTCCACTCCGTGAAGGCGACCTCCGCGACCAGCACCGGTCGTGCCCAGTGCACCCCGCCACGCCGCCTCCCGGACCCGGGCAGCGCGCCGCGGGTGCACGGCGACGTGGGCACCTCGAGGTCGGTGAGCCGCTCGTGGAGGTCGCGCAGCACCCTCTCGGAGAAGCCGGTGCCGACCTTGCCGGCGTAGACCAGGTCGTCACCGTCGTGGTAGCCCAGCAGGAGCGCTCCCAGGGCGACGCGTGAGCCGGTCGGCTCGCTCCAGCCCACCACGACGAGCTCCTGACCGGCCTCGCACTTGAACTTCAACCAGGCGTCCGTGCGTCCCGAGGGGTACGCCGCGTCGGCACGCTTGGCGATCAGGCCCTCCCAGCCGCGCCGGCAGACCTCGGCGAACCAGTCCTCGCCGCCGCGTACCCGGTGCGGGGTGCTGCGCAGGGGGCGCCGCCACGTCAAGAGGCCCCGCAGCGCACGCTTGCGCTCGAGCAGCGGCTCGCCCCGCAGGTCGCGCTCGCCGATCTCGAGCACGTCGAAGACGTAGAACCAGACCGCCACACCGGTGCGGCGGGCCCGCTCGGGGTCCGAGAGGTGGATGCGTGGCTGGAGCCGCGCAAAGCTGGTGCGCGAGCCCTCGAAGGCCACCACCTCGCCGTCCACCACGAACTCGGGCGCCTCTTGTGCGGCGAGCGCCTCGGCGACCTCGGGGAACGCTGCCGTGACGTCGCGCCCCGATCGGGAGTAGAGGCGGGCGCCCGACCCGTCGCGCACCGCCAGCACCCGCTGGCCGTCGAGCTTGCGCTCGTAGATCCACCCCTCGCGCCAGGAGCGCTCGTGGCTCAGCGTGGCGAGAGCCGGGCTCGGGACGCCTGCCATCGGTGCTCCTGCCTGTCGGGGTCGATCTGGTGTCGCGCTCCTGGTACCCGGTACGCACCGCAGTCATGCGTGTGGGCGACGCCCCCGTGGGGTACCGGTCGGGCATGCCGGAGCTGCCCGACGTCGAGGTCTTCCGCCGTCGCCTGGTCGAGGCCACGACCGATCGCCGCATCGAGGGGGTCGACGTGCTCGACGGCGACGTCCTGGCGACCACCTCGGCCGAGCTCGACCGGGCCCTGGCCGGCAGCCGGGTGACCGGCACCCGCCGGCACGGCAAGCAGCTCTACGTCGGCCTCGGCGACGGCCCCCGGCTGCGGCTGCACTTCGGGATGACCGGGCACCTGGCCACGGGGGCCGCCGACGAGGAGCTGCCCCGGCACACGCGGGTCGTCCTGGCCCTCTCGCAGGGGCGTCGGCTGCTGCTGGTCGACCAGCGCAAGCTGGGCGAGGTCGGCCTCGTGGGGTGCGTCGACGACGACGTGGTGCAGCGCGGCCTCGGACCGGACGCGCTCGACCTCGACCTGGCGGGCCTGCGGGCGGTGCTGGCCCGGAGCCGTGGGGCGCTGAAGCCGACGCTGATGGACCAGGGCCGCATGGCGGGCCTGGGCAACATCTACAGCGACGAGGTCCTCTTCCAGGCCCGCCTCGACCCACGGGCCCCGGCCGCGGAGGTCTCGCGCGGCGAGGCACGACGGCTGCACCGCCAGCTGCGCCGGGTGATCGAGCGGGCGGTCGCGGGAGAGGTCCGCGACTTCCCGCGCGGGTGGTTGCTGCACAGACGCGACGACGGCGCCCGGTGCCCACGTTGCGGCGGACCGGTCGAGCGCTTCACCGCCGCCGGCCGGCACGGGTTCCGCTGCCCGGCCTGCCAGTCCCGCGGGGCCTGAGCCCGGTGTGACCACCCGCACGCGTGGCGCGGTGGTCGTCCGGGTACCGGCACGACGGCACAGTCCGACGACACGAGGAGGAGCCGGATGCCGACCTGTCTCAGCACCAGGGTGCGCGCGAGCACCCGCAGCATCGCCCGTACGGTGGCCCGTCGAGGCGGTCGTCCCCTGACGGACCGGGGCGGGGCGACCGGCACGCCGTCGCACGACCTGGACGAGGCCCCGCCGTCCCTGGCCCAGGAGACGAACTGGGTGGTCAGCGGCGGGGGCCTGGTGGGCCGCGATGGCACCGAGCCCCGCCGAGCCCGCCGGAGCAGGTGACGGGGCCCGGCGCGTCGGCTCAGACGCGGGCGGACGGCTCGAGCGACGGGCCGGTCGACACGGTCGACACGGTCGCCGACGGCCGGTCCTCCTCGACCGCCGCGGCGCGGACCCAGCCACCGGTGCGCGGAGCGTCGTACACCTCGTGGTCGAGGATGCCCTCACGCTTGGCCACCAGGGTCGGCACCAGCGCCTGGCCGGTGACGTTGACCGCGGTGCGGCCCATGTCGAGGATCGGGTCGATCGCCAGCAGCAGGCCGACGCCTTCGAGGGGCAGGCCCAGCGTCGAGAGGGTCAGCGTGAGCATCACCGTGGCGCCGGTGACCCCGGCCGTGGCGGCCGAGCCGATCACCGAGACCACCACGATGAGCAGGTAGTCGGTGACCGCCAGGTCGACCCCGAAGAACTGAGCCACGAAGATCGCGGAGATCGCCGGGTAGATCGAGGCGCAGCCGTCCATCTTGGTGGTCGCGCCGAGCGGCACCGCGAACGAGGAGTAGGCGCGCGGCACGCCCAGGTTGCGCTCGGTGACCGACTCGGTGACCGGCATCGTGCCGACCGAGGAGCGCGAGACGAAGGCCAGCGAGATGGCCGGCCACGCGCCGGAGAAGAACTGGCGCACCGAAAGACCGTTGACACGCAGCAGCACGGGGTAGACCACGAGCAGCACCAGCAGCAGCCCGGCGTAGATCGCGCCGGTGAAGACGCCGAGGGAGCCCAGCGCGTCCCAGCCGTACGTCGCGACCGCCTTGCCGAGCAGGCCCACCGTGGCGACCGGGGCCAGCAGGATGACCCACCAGAGCGCCTTCTGCACCACGGCCAGTGCCGAGCGCACCACGACCAGGAAGGGCTCCGCGGCCTCGCCGACCTTGAGCGTGGCGATGCCGACGGCGATCGCGACGACCAGGATCTGCAGCACGTTGAAGGAGAGCGCGACGCTGCCGTCGTCGCCGCCGCTGGCCTGCAGGCCCAGCACG from Nocardioides salarius harbors:
- a CDS encoding NAD(P)-dependent alcohol dehydrogenase, translating into MQALRLKQWHSEPELEEVAVPEPGPGEVLVQVGASGACHSDLHLMHEFEAGALPWGPPFTLGHENAGWVHTLGSGVRGLEPGQPVAVVGAWGCGTCRRCLDGLETYCERPDLAPVPGGGGGLGLDGGMAEFLLVPAARHVVALPEGLEPTDAAPLTDAGLTPYHAVRRSWPKLGPTATVLVIGVGGLGHLCVQVLRATTAARVVAVDPRGSARDLALECGADLALAPGDDLVAEVREATQGVGVDVVLDMVGSDETLATGAACLRQLGDLTIVGLGGGTLPVSFFGVPYEASVQSTYWGNRRELVDVLDLGARGLLRSHTTLYTLADAAQAYRDLASGTVSGRAVVVPNDGFRP
- a CDS encoding DNA polymerase ligase N-terminal domain-containing protein, with amino-acid sequence MAQDRLEEYRDRRSSTSPEPAGSSGPAGAGHEPVFVVQRHDASSLHFDLRLEIEGVLVSWAVPKGPSVDPSDKRLARRTEDHPLDYAGFEGRIDEGYGAGTVVVWDTGTYENLTERDGEPQEAQDALDAGHLKVRLHGEKLSGAFALTHTRMGGDDAAWMLVKVDDEGADRRRRPTSTQNESVLSGRTNEDLARDPS
- the ligD gene encoding non-homologous end-joining DNA ligase produces the protein MSEEAEVAGVRVTKPAKVLVPGAGEAPEVTKLDLARYHQAVADLVLPHLRDRPISMQRFPDGLGGASFYEKKVPAHFPDFVRTVEVATGEGPQRQVVVSDTRTLVLLAQQACLTPHAWLSRADRLERPDQLVFDLDPSVPGLAAVRRATTLVGELLDDLGLTSVVKTSGSRGYHVVVPLRRLQGFDEVRDFARQVAQVLVEREPDLLTLEARKDRRGERVLVDVMRNGYGQTLVPPYAVRARPGAPVSAPITWAELGSVEPDQVRLHDLDRRLQRAGDPWSELPRGQGLGAARRRLARES
- the ligD gene encoding non-homologous end-joining DNA ligase; amino-acid sequence: MAGVPSPALATLSHERSWREGWIYERKLDGQRVLAVRDGSGARLYSRSGRDVTAAFPEVAEALAAQEAPEFVVDGEVVAFEGSRTSFARLQPRIHLSDPERARRTGVAVWFYVFDVLEIGERDLRGEPLLERKRALRGLLTWRRPLRSTPHRVRGGEDWFAEVCRRGWEGLIAKRADAAYPSGRTDAWLKFKCEAGQELVVVGWSEPTGSRVALGALLLGYHDGDDLVYAGKVGTGFSERVLRDLHERLTDLEVPTSPCTRGALPGSGRRRGGVHWARPVLVAEVAFTEWTSAGQLRHPRFLGLRHDKPAGDVVREAR
- a CDS encoding Fpg/Nei family DNA glycosylase, yielding MPELPDVEVFRRRLVEATTDRRIEGVDVLDGDVLATTSAELDRALAGSRVTGTRRHGKQLYVGLGDGPRLRLHFGMTGHLATGAADEELPRHTRVVLALSQGRRLLLVDQRKLGEVGLVGCVDDDVVQRGLGPDALDLDLAGLRAVLARSRGALKPTLMDQGRMAGLGNIYSDEVLFQARLDPRAPAAEVSRGEARRLHRQLRRVIERAVAGEVRDFPRGWLLHRRDDGARCPRCGGPVERFTAAGRHGFRCPACQSRGA
- a CDS encoding dicarboxylate/amino acid:cation symporter; protein product: MSSTLPAPTPTRRLRMPSFGVQVLLGLVLGVVLGLVARSMGPDGVSATGEVDPNWLTETLTTVGGTFVTLLKAVVPALVFLAIVASIANLRDVAGAARLAWKTLAWFAGTALIAVSIGITLGLVLQPGSRTSVSADAASEPASSGSWLDFLNGLVPANVLGLQASGGDDGSVALSFNVLQILVVAIAVGIATLKVGEAAEPFLVVVRSALAVVQKALWWVILLAPVATVGLLGKAVATYGWDALGSLGVFTGAIYAGLLLVLLVVYPVLLRVNGLSVRQFFSGAWPAISLAFVSRSSVGTMPVTESVTERNLGVPRAYSSFAVPLGATTKMDGCASIYPAISAIFVAQFFGVDLAVTDYLLIVVVSVIGSAATAGVTGATVMLTLTLSTLGLPLEGVGLLLAIDPILDMGRTAVNVTGQALVPTLVAKREGILDHEVYDAPRTGGWVRAAAVEEDRPSATVSTVSTGPSLEPSARV